Below is a window of Arthrobacter sp. SLBN-112 DNA.
GCTGATCTGCGCTTCAAGATTGGACGTCTGGCCGGCATACCATTCCAGATGGGTAGCGGGCCATCCAACCGAGGTTGGGGCCTGGCGAAATACGCCTCCGATGTGAATCGCAACCGGAAGCCCTGCCCGTTCTGCGGCTTCCCAGATCGGCCAATTGATCTGGCGCCCGTAGAGCAGTTCCGACTGGCCCACCAGCAGTACCTGAACGAATCGATCGTCGTTGGCCCAGAAATCGATTTCCGCTGCAGCGGCTTCCGGCGTTCCCAGGGGGACAACAATGGATGCCCTGAGCCTTGAGTCCTTGGCCAGCCACTCGTTGGCGATCCATGTGTTCAGTGCCCGGACGTGGGCCTGCTCCCGCCGTGGCTGGTGGATCTGCTGGGTGCCATACAGGCAGTTCAGAATGGCGAAATCGGTGAATCCGTCTTCGAAGACATCGGCAACCAGGTTTTCCACCGTGGTCGCGGCCCGGCCATTGCCATCGGTCCTGGTTTCAGGACGTTGGGCAATCGCAGAGTTGCGCGGGTGATAGTTCGGTTCATACGTGGGTGTCCTCGCGGCCACCAGCTGATCGTGCCAGTACTCATCCAGATATGGCAGCAACTGAGCCGATGACTCCAGAATGGGGTGAACGTCGCAATCGACGACGGGCGGGCGGGCACCGCTGGGCGAGGTGAGATCAGCCTCGCTCTTTTGGACAAGACTCATAGGGATTCTCTTCCTTCCACTTCGTTGTGCTGAAAAACTAAGCGGATCCGCTGGATCCAGAATCCGGGATCCTGGATCCCGTTTCGAATTACAATACGCCTCTGTGAGGTGGATCTCAAGTGGACTGCTTTTTGGGATGCTCGTTGCGCAAGTCCACGCGGGACCGCTGGTGTTCGGTCAGTTAGGGGTTAGTGGACGGCGTCCAGGGCCTCGTTGCGCGTTTCTTTCAAGGCAATGGTGCTCAGCAGGCTAAGCAGTACAAGAGTTGCCATCATGGCCCCAACTGCCCAGCTCCCATACGCCACGAGGAGGCCGCCGATGATGAGCGGCGGGATAGCGCCACCAATAATGCCACTGACGTGGAACGCCAGGCTGGCTCCGGTGTAGCGGTACCGGGTGGCGAAGAGTTCCGGGATGAAGGATGCGAGCGGGCCGTAGAAGACACCCATGATGGCGGACGTTCCCATGACTCCGAGGATAAAAAGGGCTGCTGATCCGGTATCGAGAAGCGGTATGACTGCGAAGGACCAGGGGAGGGCCAGGCCGAATCCCAGGATCATCATTGCCCGGCGCCCGTATTTGTCGCAGAGGATTGCCGAGAGTGCGGTGACCGCCATCAGGGCGAGTCCACCGAGGACACCGCCCACCAGGATCAGTGTCCGAGGGTGATGTACAGAGGTGCTGGCATAGCCAAGAAGGAATGTTCCACCCATGAAGCTGTAGATGTAGGCTCCGAGGATGCAGCCGCCTGCGAGGACTACCCGGCCTCCCTGGTGACGGAACAGCTCGACGATGGGTGCCTTGGTGGCCCCCGATTTCGCTTTCTCGGCGCGGAAGACCGGGGTCTCTTCGATGGTGAGGCGCACATACAGCGCAACGATGACCAGGACGGCACTGAAAAGGAACGGCACCCGCCAGCCCCAGGCGAGGAACGCCTCGCTCTTTTCTCCCATGGTGAAGTTGACGACAAGGAAGACCAGATTTGTCAGCACCAGGCCGGCACCCACGCCCAGCTGGGTGAACATGCCATAGAGCCCACGTTTATTGGCTGGCGCGTATTCTGCACTCAGCAGGGCCGAGCCGGCCCATTCGCCACCTACCGCCACTCCCTGCAGAAGGCGAAGTGCCAACAGGATGATGGGGGCGGCTACGCCAATAACGGCAGATCCCGGCAGAATTCCAACGGCCACAGTCGAAAGCCCCATAATGAGCAGGGTGGCAACAAGTGTCTTCTTCCGCCCCAGGCGGTCACCAAAATGGCCAAAGATCGCGGCACCGAGGGGCCGTGAGAGGAAGGCCACGGCAAAGGTAGCGAAGGAAGCCGTTGCGGCCAGCGCTGGAGTCATTTCAGGAAAAAACACTGTCGGGAAGACCAGCGCCGCTGCTGTCCCGTAAACGAAAAAGTCGTAATACTCGATCGCTGTGCCAACAAAACTCGCGAAAGCGACTTTCTTCATGATCGGAGGAGATTTCTCGGCCGACCGTTCTGTGGCCTCGGAATTCGAGACGGAGGATTTGTTGCTCATTTGTCCCTTTCGCGCGGGCGATGAGGCCTCGCGCATATGTAGGTATAACGCACATGCAGATTAATCGGAAGGCAGGGACCTGACGGCCTCTACCCTCCGTCAGCGGAGGTTTGCGACCGACGTGTGGACCCAGACTTCATGCCCTTGGGACTTTTCGATCGCACGTCTTCCTGCACCATCTGTGATCAGCCACAGGAGGGTGGAGTCAGGCATCGCGTCATCGACCCGACCGGTAATACGGTGTCCTGGCTCGAGGCGAACCTCTACCTCAAGGCCAACCAGGAGGCTCCACTGGTTGACCCGCAGGGCCGCTACGCCGACCGGCTCCTGCTTCGGCTCCGGTCGAAGCGCGCAGGTTTGCGCGCTGCTCATCGGAGACTTCCGCTTGACGACAGTGTCCAAAGCAGAATCCTTTCGCTTTCGCCCGTTAAGGGGATATTGACTGCGGGCATTTAGTGGGGGCTCCCACGTTCGCTCTGGTGTGACCAAAGTTCGAAAGGCGCATGATGGCTTTCACCTACACGGGCCAAAATTTTGGTACTACCAAGGCACAAGTTTGGCATGACCGAGAAATGTGGTCAAGCCCACATCGCCGACTGGCGTGGGATCGGCTTTGCCATACGGCTACAAAGGTTTAAAGGTGTCGGGGCCAGAAGATGCGGAAGCGAAGCAGCGGACAGCCCTGCTGCCTCATCCCGCCTGTCGTGCAGCCCACGCGGGAGTGCTGGATTTTTGGGGGAGTACCTGCGGCTGGACACCTTGGTAATACCAAGTTAGGCTTTGGGCTGACCGTAGATTGTATTCCTGGCCTTC
It encodes the following:
- a CDS encoding MFS transporter, producing MSNKSSVSNSEATERSAEKSPPIMKKVAFASFVGTAIEYYDFFVYGTAAALVFPTVFFPEMTPALAATASFATFAVAFLSRPLGAAIFGHFGDRLGRKKTLVATLLIMGLSTVAVGILPGSAVIGVAAPIILLALRLLQGVAVGGEWAGSALLSAEYAPANKRGLYGMFTQLGVGAGLVLTNLVFLVVNFTMGEKSEAFLAWGWRVPFLFSAVLVIVALYVRLTIEETPVFRAEKAKSGATKAPIVELFRHQGGRVVLAGGCILGAYIYSFMGGTFLLGYASTSVHHPRTLILVGGVLGGLALMAVTALSAILCDKYGRRAMMILGFGLALPWSFAVIPLLDTGSAALFILGVMGTSAIMGVFYGPLASFIPELFATRYRYTGASLAFHVSGIIGGAIPPLIIGGLLVAYGSWAVGAMMATLVLLSLLSTIALKETRNEALDAVH
- a CDS encoding amidohydrolase family protein; translated protein: MSLVQKSEADLTSPSGARPPVVDCDVHPILESSAQLLPYLDEYWHDQLVAARTPTYEPNYHPRNSAIAQRPETRTDGNGRAATTVENLVADVFEDGFTDFAILNCLYGTQQIHQPRREQAHVRALNTWIANEWLAKDSRLRASIVVPLGTPEAAAAEIDFWANDDRFVQVLLVGQSELLYGRQINWPIWEAAERAGLPVAIHIGGVFRQAPTSVGWPATHLEWYAGQTSNLEAQISSIVCEGVLQKFPGTKVVVSEVGFNWLPAYMWKFDKLWKSYRPDTPWLDRAPSELIREHFRFTTSPSDGAEIPGQLDKTVDRMGSDRLLVYSSDYPHNHASGPRDIEAGTNDPALLDRIYRQNAAELYNLVVAENRIEGN